The Melanotaenia boesemani isolate fMelBoe1 chromosome 3, fMelBoe1.pri, whole genome shotgun sequence genome contains the following window.
GCAGTGTGAGCTTTAAACAACTATCAATATATATTCATTTACTGCTGGACCAGCCACTTTGACATTATAATATACTACAGACCATCATTGGATGCATGCATATCTCTGCCCAGTAAGAATTTTAAAATTCCCCTGACCCTAGCAAAAATAACTGCTATtgattgaaaataaacactAACCTTTTACACTTTCTAAGCAAAAACTGCATGTGAAATAAGCCCTTTCCAAAACTGAGACAGAGAAATCTGTACTTCATAACCATAACTACCTTGGAGTGCACactgacaataaactggactgggttaAGAACACTACTCCActttacaagaagggccagagccTTCTCCATTTTTTTAAGGCAGTTAAGGTCGCTTAACATCTGCTTAGGATGAGTCTTCTTGTGGCCAGTGCTATCCTCTATGATGTTGCAGCAGGCTGAGGGTTGCAGACACAAAATGATCCGCAAATCCAGTAATGCTGTGGGGATGGAGCTGGACTCTGACGGTGGTGTGGGAGAGGAGAATGTTGTCCATAATAATGACAATACTCAACAAAACCTCCCATCCGCTTCACAACTTGCTGATCAGTCACAAGAATACGTTCAGTGAGATATTAATACCACCTAAATGCTCATTTGAACGACAAAGGAAATCATTCCTacctttcattcattcattctctgtaccgcttggtccattatgggtcgcgggtaagctggagcctatcccagcattacctgtggccatcaaactgtacaactcctccATATAGAAACATCATCCACTGTTATACATTTACACTTTgcactacatttacattttactgatattaatactgtacatattactcATTGGCAGGATTTATTCTGTACCTGTTTATATAGATATTGTAACTAATATGTAAGTTTTCTTAGAGATTTTTATCTTATCCTTTCTTTGGCATGGAGtgactgtgtgcacacaatttcctctgggattaataaagtattccgATTCTGAACCTCCATTACTGTGCAGGCACAGAAACTTTTCCTAATCTCAAAGGTGTCTTGAAACAGGCATCTATTTTAAGAAACAACCCCCACCAACTTATCAGCTAAAGGACTTCTACCAAGCACATAACATATTCATAGTTAAACAcccacaagtttttttttccgttTGTGGCtctgtaaacacagtttatCCAAAATACTCGAACCATCCAGCTGCTGAGGGTTAACCACAACTGGACTTTGGGTCATTGTAAGCCAAAGAGCCATTAAGCAACCACAAGGCAAGTACATTACAGGCACATCTTTAAAGGAAACCAGAATACTTTTGAGGAGCTTTTGTGTCTCTCAAAAGACAACAGGAGACAAGCAGAATGTaattgaaaacatgttttattttattttctgcctcaACTGTTTATGACCTGGGTCtctccttcttgcctttgtagAGTGCCAGCAGGGAAACGTTGGCCACTTTGACCACCTTGAAACGAACTCCAGGAATGTCACCAACGGCATGACCTTTACGTCCGAAACCGGCCACCAGAACCTCATCGTTTTCCTATATGACCAGGAGATCAAAGAGAGAATATTAGAGAAGAGACAAAAATGTAATCTCTATTGTGATCGTACTTGTCTTGCAGTTTACAGGGTTAAATTATGTCAAGGGAACTTGTAAGGGCACAGGAGTATTAAAAATAAGGTTGCAAAGAAAACAACGAACAGATAAAACAATTGGGAAAACCTCAATTTGACAAAAGATTTGAAGTAACTTCACAGCACAGCAGATATTACAtaattttttcaaacatttggCTAGCGTATAGATTTAGAACCTGATATTCAGAGTTCTGTTGAGCTGGTAAACTGGAAAGCACCTGGAAAACTGGCATTTACAGGAAGAATAACAAACTCCAGTTTACCTCAATGAAGTTGAGACAACCGTCGTTTGGGACGAAGGCAGTGATTTTCTTGCCGTTCTTGATGAGCTGAACTCTCACACACTTCCTGATGGCAGAGTTGGGCTGCTTAGCCTCTACGCCACTGCAAAAgggaaacacacaaaacttaaaaaacagccaaaacCAATTTTCATGCACATCTCATATCATCTGTTCTTTAAGGAGCTGTACTGCACATTGTAATGTTTAACTCTATTATGCCTCATTATTCTAACTATTCTCATTCTAACCATTGTATGATGATGCAGTAAATAAGGAAATTGACATATAAAAGTACAAACGTTTGGCTCTGATAGAGGCTTTGATGTAAGCAGGGTGTCAAACTTTTTGAGGTCCGCTATATTAAAAGGTTTTTGTTGtatccctgctctaacacacctgattccaatcaaatggattcaacagcttcttgtcaacttcttgcAATTTTAATCAAGTGTGTTGGggcaggaaaaaaacagaccTGCAGCAtagcggccctcaaggaccggagtttgacacttGTGGAATAGAACATTATGAAATCAAGAGTGCAGAGATTGAGAACATGATGCCATAAAAGctctattaaatatttgtttaaaaactggTTCTTCCACAGTCGACGCAGACTTCGTCCTGCTCTGTCGTCAACATCCACATAAATCTGACTTTCAGACATCCAATTTCATGATCTTTGGTTGCGAAGTTTTCAACCTGCTCACGAGTGACTATACGTTTTCTCTCAAGAGTTTTGAAAATGACCAGTTTTCGGCCCGCATGAAGAGTGTTTTATTGTACTTACACTTTCTCAAGGACGATTCCCTTGGCGTGAGAGGCTCCTCCAAAGGGGTTAGCCTTCAGGGCTGTGCCCAGATGGGCCTTCTTGTACTGTTTATCATGCCATTTCTGCTCACGGCGGTGATTGCGGAGCTTCCTGGCAGTACGCAGACCACGACACTTTCCTGGAAAACAAGCAGGAAATTTAAGTTGGGCTACTTTAACTTTTAGTAATTCTATGTTAGAAGTTGAATTTCACTATTTTACAGATACAATTAAAGATACACAAACACTTCACCATGACCAAACAACCAACCCTGTTATTCCCTTTAATTTGTAACACACAGTTGTATAAGCCAACTTCAGCATTGACGTGACACTGAAGCTCATTGGGGGCTGTTTAAgtaaacacacatatttaacATTCATCTTGAAATTATCAAGATTTCCCAACCATCAACATGGTAAAACTCCAGAAACATGAGCCATAATGTGGGAATACTGCTTGTACAATGTACAGATGGATGTGTCCATATGACTTTTGGCCGAACCGTATGTTGCATTGCAGATACCTCTACATAAACACACTGACTGACTGACCTAAAAACTACTGCAAAACATTGGGAGGGTAATTAATTTAGAACGTATCACTGCGGGTTTTGCAGTTATTTTACCACATTGTCCTGCATTCGACACACAAAGATCCATCTAAATGccatttttttgtgttcatCTCAAACTGGGAATCTTTCAGTGGAAATCatttacctttatttatacaggtagtCCCATTGAGACACTCAGCCTCATTTACAAAATAGACATGTTTACCTaaactaacatgcatgtcttttgcACATAAGGGTCAAATGAGAATCTTGACTAAAATCTTTAAATTCTCTTGAGTTTGTGTGGAAAATGACAGTACCAACAGCACTCAGGGCACCAAACAGCTGATTTCCAAACATGTCAGTTGTACTGTCACTTAGCTGGTGTAACCTGACTTCTTTTAAAAGGTTATTAACGATATTGTGGAAACCAGCTTTTGAAATCAAGACAACTGACTACCTGGTGGAACATCtttaactgatttaatttaattaacgaCAGTAACAAACTACTTTTTAAGGGTATAAACCTTTTTACAAAGCTAAAATATTTAACCCACACATGCTATCAATTAGTCCAGACTTTCAAGTTACAATCCGCAAATAATTTTATGTCAAGGTTTTTCAATTTCGAGAGTAGAAAACTAAGCGAACCTCAATGCGACTAGCGAGAGGGGCTAAATAGGCCTACAAACATATTCAAGCTTCACAAAATGTTAccattatttgaaataaaaggcGGTCCTCAATTAACTAGTACAAACGATTAAAGTGTAGAAGCAGGTCTTAAACCATTTTCCGAAACATTAAATTGTGCTAATCTAGCACCACTAACATGCCGCTAACAGTTCAGACATTATGGCCGATCCACGTTGCGGAGGCAGACAACTGAACAAATGCTCAAATTCTTAATTCCCTGAGGCATTTTACCGGTTGAAACATACAGAAATGACattataatatattaatttacaACGTCGATATACTAAATAGACCCAACTGGCAGAGTTCTTAGGGTTTTTAGATGAAAATTTAGACATACCCATGATTGCAGAAGCGAGCCTGGGATGGAAAGGAAGGAACCAGGATGCACCGCGGCAAAGTCTAGTTTCAGGACCCCAAACGGTTGTGGCTACAAAAATGCCTGACCAGAATTACGcgaatttttttaaacttcttttaaaaaccAAATATGTTACAAGACTTTATAGAGCCTAACTTACCTCTACTAATTTTTAATTTACGtagcataaataataaaaatgcccCGATAAGTAGGTTGTTATATTATGTATAAACGCATTTGAAGTTTCATTCCTTTATGCACACATAATGAATGATCTGAAACTGTCATGATAAAAGACGTGATTATTTCgttttgtttgataggtgctaaaTATTATTTGACAATATAAAAAACTGTATAGTTTTGGTTTTATCAACGACTATCTCTTTTGATAAAACTGaggaaatattaatataaaaactatAACCAAGAGATTGCTTGATTACTATTGATCTGTAAGAGTGAACTCGTTTCTGGTgtagactttttattttcttttaattataatATGGTGTGAGATAAAAAGCTAGTGCAAATGTACAAAACACTTATCTCATGTAGGTTGAAGTGTTACTGCTGAGCCTATAAGCTTAAAATCCTTCTGAGGAGTTGCTGAAAATATCACAGTTGTCTCCCTTTGTAAATGCCCTGTCAAGTATGAATAAACCatcattaataaatatatgaTGAGGAAGTCTGCTCTTTGCCTTTATATGGACCAATTTATGCAGCAGAAGGGAGTTGGCATTTCAGCTGTTATTCTAAAGCACATTTGACACAACACGAAAGggatttcttccttttctttctttctttctttctttctttctttctttctttctttctttctttctttctttctttctttctttctttttttcttctgagaCTTTCAATTAAACCTACATCATATTTGATTATTCTGGTGATTCATAtctcagtaaataaaaataaattgagaTTTACCTTACATTTGTACAAAGAAAATCTTTGTACATAGGCCTATTAATCCATTTAATTAAACCTATGACATAAAAAAGAGTTCCCCCTCACCCCACCCCGGGAAGGCCAGATTTAGCACAAAATGTTTACCTAACCTAACAATGATATAACGCATAACTGACATCACTTCCTCAATAGGTTAGATCGATGTATATATTTTGTGTATGAGAAAAGCTTTAAATCTATCAGTGCAAATCCGAGTCCGTTTTCTAAACTAGTGTGGGTACATGTCAAATACACATGCAGATGAACAATGTAATATACAGTGTTATTACATTTATTCTTGTAAGTGCTCtcataaatgtgataaaatgtgGAGACCAGTGTTTAAACAGTGGGTGGGGCTTCTTCTCCCTGTTTTCCTGATTGGCTGAATCCTCAGTCCATCAATTGGGTTTATAGACAGTGGGCTGGTTTAAGTAGATTATGAAAGCCAGAGATGGAGAGGGAGTGTATGCTGCTATCACACTGTGGTCACTAGAGCGATGGCTTCTACATGGAAATGCTTTTGTATTCTCTTCCTTCATCTACAGTCATCTGCCTGTTTCCACCGACCGCTTGCTAACAGGTATGTGCTGAGacacaacagaaacacacaaaacacacagaggTATAGTTTTGCCTTCATGATCAGTGTTGTCTCTCACCTGTCCTGACTCTAATCTGACTCTTGACATGTTCAGGTACTACATTACTAATGTGTTTCCATGGCCCAAATCcaagtaaatttttttaaattgttccttacatttaaatttaaaactggatgaaatatttttatttttgatccACAACAATTAGTTTTTTGTGTACATCAGAGTAGCATTTGTCTTTGCATTGATCAAATTGCAAATTGCTTTTGGACATGTAGTGTTTACTTACATACATTTATACCATAAATACCatttcataatatttttttttgctttggtcATATCAGTCAAATTTAACTATACTTACAACTGCAGAATAGTAAATTCCCATAAAACTAATAGTCATTATTTCATTACTTGAATCATTACATACAAGAGTTAAACTAGTTATCAAAATTTGTTAagcagattttaaacatttatttataagatTTCCCTGGAATGTCTCCTAAATTGAACAACTGCTCTTAGCCAACCTCAGCTTTCACTAAATCAAGTAGAGGAGTTTCTCCTCTGACTGGAGATGGAAGGTGTTTGAGCAGCATCGACATACTCAAATGGCTCTGCTAGCATTCATGGATGCAATGAGATCACAGCAGAGTCTTGCAGAGGGTGGATACTTTCCTCGCTGCATCGCAAGGGATGATATCTGATGCGATATTGTTGAAAATATGTGTTTAGACAGTCAGGAACTTCTCGATGCACAGGAGTGATTTAGTATGTTCAGttacatacagtacagtaataTGTAGTATATTGTTTACAGTTATGCACAACTCTACCCAAGGGTTGATGCtttctttaaatgtgttatATAGTAGTGGACGGCTGCACAGTGATATGGtagttagcaccgcagcctcacggCAAGAAGGTCTCTGGTTCGAATCCCGtctggggggaggttcaaaacttgagggcggtggcctttctgtgtggagtttgcatgttctccccgtgtatgcgtgggttctctcctggtactccggcttcctcccaccgtccaaagacatgcatctTAGGTTAATTGataactctaaattctccctaggagtgagtgcgaatggttgtttgtcccctatgtgttggccctgcgatggactggtgaactgTCTAGGGTgtaacctgcctctcacctgttaatgctgggataggctccatctAACCCGCGACCCATAATGGGCCaagcagtacagagaatgaatgaatgatataGTAGTGGAATTTGGTTTTTCTTGCTGTGAACAAATTACTGTAAGATAGCAAAAAAcgtgtgaaaatgtaaaatgaggAATGAACTATGAATTTTTAGATAGTGGCACACTTTTGCAAGTTTGTAGTTATTGTTTTGAGAAACTATGTTAATTCTGATTTGagaaatgcaacaaaatgagaaaaactgtaatgtgtCAGCATTTTACTCTACCTTTTTTAGATAatttcattgatttattttcctccaaatCACTCCTAAACTATTACCCAATACCAAGTTGattgatttgtgtttttctagTCTTGATGCTATCTTTAGAAATCAGTTAATAAACTGAGACAAATATTCTCCTGTCCTGCTCTTAAATGCTGCTCCTGATCAGCAACAGTATAAAAGTGACAGAATTTCTTGTGACAGTTCTCTCCACATTTAGCAAACATGCATGTATGGACAGTTTTATGA
Protein-coding sequences here:
- the rps23 gene encoding 40S ribosomal protein S23; translated protein: MGKCRGLRTARKLRNHRREQKWHDKQYKKAHLGTALKANPFGGASHAKGIVLEKVGVEAKQPNSAIRKCVRVQLIKNGKKITAFVPNDGCLNFIEENDEVLVAGFGRKGHAVGDIPGVRFKVVKVANVSLLALYKGKKERPRS